ttagaagtttaatgaaatgtattataacgttgatattgaaggcctttttgttttatttggagagcactgctttTTTATGAACATAACTTCGACCAAcagtttaatttttggggcgttctatccgaaagaagagtatttagagagtgcacgcttgaacggcttcattccaccagaggcattcctctttttatatagatgcggtctgatactgGATAAATTGGCAGTtacgctaatctaccacgtcaagCGACGAATCGTGGATAGgggactcctgtacaatcgggacgtcatggcacaaggcgaagCAGAGCtacttcggttcagtagggcacTTGATAGCGGGTAGTCGGGAtgaggttttaagccttggccggcttacgtacttgttttatagttttagggttgaatatattgaaaaattctttcctGTATATACTCGTAGAAGCAAACTgatcaaatatttgtaatacaTTCCGCATTCTTGTGTGCGGCTAAATTACGCATCCCTTTACGCTCCCGAATTTGGGCTCAAGTGTAAACTCTTAAGCATTTCAAGAAGCAAGGGTATTACAGTTGGATTGTTTAAAGGGTTTTatgcaattggctatttcaGTTGAGCATCTTTtgtgaaaatatcgataaaacaatgataggcGTGAAATGGCGGTTTTTACGAGTAGCAAATGACAAAGAGCGATCGCCCATGAATTCTAGAGCTCACATTTCAATTATGTTCAAAAGTCTCAAGTATGTAACATAAGAATTATACTTTGTTTTCGAATGAACGAATAAAAGCTTTCTAAATAATAACCAGATAATAAGAGTTAGCAAAATTTTTGGCGATGTAAAATGTGTGATCACTATACAACAGACGGTTTGTGATGCACgtacctagaactgaaagctgttcagtctcctcaacAATTGACaccattgagttttcgaagtattaaaatttcaaatatcagaatttaatgaaattttcatacgctgccgttggtgggatgagatttaaaaacgaataagattagctgagggtactgtcaccTGAGAAACTATTAAGTGAGTTATACGAATAGGGAACAGAGTTTGAGATAAAACGGAGTCCTTGGGAACACCAGCTTTGATGTTGTGGTTGTCAAATTCTAACCGATATCCAATACTAGTTGGATTGAACGGTAATttctaacttaaaaaataagcaattcttcaaaaccaaatgcacgcattttcgttAAAATAGCTTGGtgctaaactctatcaaatgcctttgaaatattaagtacaacaattttactttctccaaaacgatgtattCAAGGATTTACATGACCTTGGAACGAAGGGACGTAAatgtgcaattggacgatagttaaaaTGAAAGAGAATTCGCTTTTTTAAGCGACAGGTTGGACAATTTCTGTTTTCCATCTGAAAGAAACCTGCTGACggaaaagcttacacagtgaGATTTGTGTGCTCTCTTTTCAGTAGTTCACCGCTTGATTGaagaataaaagtttaaaaaggaAAGATAGCAAATTATGAGaattttgatcaaattaaaGTACTTCGACAGAATCCTTAACTACAAAAAAGTCTGGGACATTATCATACAGCAAAAGAAGGTTTCGTTAAACTAATTATACAGAAAGGGAAGGTTTGGAAGGAGGTGTCAGAACGGTGCATTGTTTTCGCATTCCTGCACTTTGTAATAAGAAGTAGAAACGCTTTAAATTTTGCGAATTTTTAATGTTCGGAAGATTTGAGCTTGGATGTATTCTTCCGAATTGGTTTCTTCCGTGAAATACGATCAGAATAGAAATAgcctaaaataatttgaaggaAGAAAGAAAGCACTCGTTTGATGGTTTTAACAgaagataaaaaatgtatatttcttgACAATTAATAAATGATAAAAAGTGAAAGTTAGAAcgtaaatagaaaatattaaaagtgaAACACAAGAAACGTGAACCGGACAGAGTTCATCTGGACATAAATTTagattaataatataaaataatgagaaattCTTTGTTTCTTGGGCTTTGATGATCAATCAGTTGGATgagattaataataaaataaaactaatccaCCTTGGTTTTACCCTACGTTTCGCCAGTTGTTTTCCAGCTTCTTCAGGGGATTTATTTAGctacattattttatatttaaaaaaacatgattaaaaGTTGCACAAAAAGTGCGAAAAGTTTAACTTTAAAGGACAACACTAGTATCACCGTATTTAACAACTAGTTTATGGCAGAATTATCTAAGAATAAGACGGTGAACCATCAGACCACAACATTAGTGCTTTGTATAGTGTTGCTATAAACTATTTGTTAAATACGGTGATACTAGTGTTGTCCATAGTTAAACTGTGGGCTGCGTTGATGGTACTCATATTTTTTCTAACTTGGGCAGTTTTAAGAATTCCCATAGCTAAATCAACGTGAGAActcataaattttgtttttctattttctaacaCAAAAATCACTCCCGACGATAACTAATTTCTGTCgagtgaaaatatttgtttcaaacgtCAATTTGAAGTTTGTGTTCTGCCAAATCTGGAAAAACAATCAAGGACACTCGACTGAACCAAAATGTGTGCTGccaatgctcgattgtatcgactAAACTCGGTTGTATCAAGTTAAGTGCTGGCACCACATCTCatcacacttttttttaacataagatATTTTTAGGGTTAATGATAACCTTATTTTTGCTTATGCTTTAATAGTTAAGGATTTATTCTACATGGTCCCGTAAAAGCCTTAGACATCAGACAATCAagcacattttaaaatattcacgaGCAGTGTCTATTGTTTAACGTGTTCTGTGTCGTTTTCCAATTTGAATGGAAacacaaactaatttaattttaaaggaaatatatttattaaaattttgtacgtatttatttatgtaagtgTAATGTATATGATGTGGTCTTAGTACAAACTAAACTAACCTtctaacttttaataattttatgatGGGTTCATAccgaaaaactttaaacaatagCAAAAGACAAAacctccacaaaaaaaaaaaaaacaaaaaacaatttattccaatattttgttttaattcttttttttttttgtttatttactatGAACCTGTCCATTACcattggaattaaaaaatattaaaacattttcaaatatatcTACACATATCTTGgaatgatatattttttaaggataaattgtgttttataaatgaaaggtacaaaatataataaatgtccaacaaaaacctattttttgtctttcatgatttaaataaaaataaatcaaaataaaaaaaaaaacaaaattaattgtattacGGCGCAACAATAAATTTACACAACATGTCATATTGCAaatagaataacaaaaaaaaatatataaatatataaatcatcTATTTTGATCAATGCAAaccaatttcgaaaaattaatatttcgatGGAATGCGAAAGCCTTAAAAATGttgccttttctttttttcttttgttgattttttcaattcaattcggaAGAAGTTTCaagcattaaaattatttaaaaaaaaaagagaaaaactaaataaaaatggaagagACAAATAAATAAGGCAAAACAATTacgatttgtttgtttagtatTTATATCTGTACATTGCTACACCAGCAACACCAATCAGAATAGATCCCATAAGATATCCAAGAACTTTTAACtgtggacaaaaaaaaaataaatttaacaccATAACCTTCAAGTAAGAAAAAtcgttagttagttagtttacCTTTGAGCTTTCTGGATTAGCTCGTTTTAGTGGCTGTTTGCTATTTTGTTCTAGCTTTTTGGCATGGCCCAACATTTTTTGGTACATTTCTTTTTCGTTGTGTTCTTCACGGCGTGCTTTTATAATTAACTTGGCGAGATCCTATACAGAAAATAAGAGAAATCATATATTTTGACTTCATCAAGGAACTTGGGATGTTTCACGAGTATTTTACCTGTTGAATAGTCCTGCTATCAGGTTCCAAAGTAGCTGCTCTTTGTAATAAACTGATGGCTCCTTTGGTGTCACCTTTGccttctaaaatctttttttattcacaagaaatattgaattttaagttaaggTCAAAATGAATAGTATATAATTGTTCTCAAGACTTACCCTTCCTTTTCTGTATAAAGCCTTATGATTATTGGGTTGGCATCGTAGCACATGCTCAACTGAAGCAAGTGCAGCATCGTATGCTGAAATTTTAATCTGTGCCATCGCAAGATTATTATAAACAACCAATCTGTCATCCAAAATGCTCTGTAAATCAGCATTGGATAGCtgaaaaaaagtacaatttgtttaaggttttgaatCTTAGTTATTTGTTTTACGAGTAGAACAACTAACCTCTAAATCTTCTGTATCAATATTAGCCTCTGGATCACCATCTCTATCATCTAAGTATTCAAGCGCACGACGGTATAATTGAATTGCAATATTAAATTCATTTCGATTATACCAAAAGTTAGCTCTTTCCTTTTTGCGGtttctaaattatataaaataaaacggttatttttggtttgttttaatataaaaaaataccattaaCTTGCCcatattttttacgaatttcAAAGTTCTTAAGATCTGCATgctcttcaaattttgtatccaaTAAATGTACTTCATAAGTtatctgaaaataaattgaaaaagggAATTACAATAAGTAACAAaatcttttaatattaattatttttttcagaaatattgtaaatttgttACCTGCGTGGTTTTAACAaacgttttatattttgaaaaattttaagtcacACAAAGATTTtcgataaataaattcaatgttGAACAACAGAAATTGCGGCAttataaccaaacatttttttttaattcacaagcactcaaggggttattagtaccctttatatgtttatatttaaacacagtgcgagcgttaggaaaatatggaaggatttaaaaggaggtcttaaagttctgaacatctaAATGGGAGGGAAATACAGAGTTGGCcagagcattccacattctcgatgtacgatttaagaaagaatctctatacttgaaaatacagagttggccaaagcattccacattctcgatgtacgatttaagaaagaatctctatacttgacagtacccccgaaattgagctcaagggttaactgagcattcctagaaggctgaattgtttaaggggtggaatgcaaccgactaattcgacagaacattgtttgtaaaaatatctttaaatcaaccaaaggcatgaaacattgttttgggggcacctgcccggatatgcgaattatattcaagctttggacggataaaagctttgtagattatagccagatcagaaagggtaacaaatttcttgcatcgtcggagaaatcctaagcagcTGGCAGCAATTTTGTCTATATCGAGTATGTGATCAGTCCACAAGAGttgatctgtaatacacataccgagtactgatagttgattggtttcctggatgcaagtgccactcatagatagtggcatcgggggtgcgtTACGCATTAACGAcaagagacagcattgagttttcgaagcattaaattacggtttttgattccccattggacaatgctgtcaagatcagaatttaatgagcttatcatacgctgccgttgaagttccacatctgaagggCAAGGATGTGAATCGAgtaacgaatatgaaaagttaagggtactgtcgtcggcgaaacagtttaatggattagaagtgacagacaaaagatcgtttatgaatataaggaagagagtcggagacaaaacggagccctgggggacaccattGATTTTGTTTACATGGCTTATTAATTAAAGAACATGTATGGCACTATGTACCATGTAAAATGATGGCTATATAAAGCAAATTTAACGAAATtatggtttttaaattaatgttttggaGAGATCTTCTCGATCCCTGGACCTGAATTTTATTTAGAACCTTTCGATCAAATTCTATGTTAAAATGAATAAACAGAAGACttgtaacaaaataaatctCCGGATAAATGTCATTAAAATGACTTGACCTTAGAACAAATGGAATTAATGCTGTGTTGAAAAGAAAAGGTTCTCCATTAAATATTgcaataagaattttaaaaaaaagtgaccaAAGTGATAGCAAAATGACCAACCCATTCTTATTTTGATGTGTTGATAGctgaataaaaatttgtattgcttGCAGAGGAAAATTTGATGATCTTTTTTGGgatttcatttgcagtcaagtgcattctttgaacatttattttgaccAATGcaactattcagtttttcaagtgctataaacttcaaactcgaaACTTTACTTCCTTAACCCCTACTTTCACTTGATTTTGTAAAAACtatcaaaacattattttctaaaaagcacttttcaaagAAGCCAAGATTTGTAC
This window of the Eupeodes corollae chromosome 3, idEupCoro1.1, whole genome shotgun sequence genome carries:
- the LOC129951505 gene encoding peptidyl-prolyl cis-trans isomerase FKBP8; translated protein: MDTEKSSNSSFEDLSNLNEAEMKQMKEEVEPKIDEHRVVDLLGNGQLIKKTLKKSNNPISPQRGELVKLSFTGKLDDGTVVEKEENAYFHVGDYEVVQGLDLAIPMMFVGEVAEVIVDSRFAYGQIGLKNEEDPKLSIPPDAKITYEVHLLDTKFEEHADLKNFEIRKKYGNRKKERANFWYNRNEFNIAIQLYRRALEYLDDRDGDPEANIDTEDLELSNADLQSILDDRLVVYNNLAMAQIKISAYDAALASVEHVLRCQPNNHKALYRKGRILEGKGDTKGAISLLQRAATLEPDSRTIQQDLAKLIIKARREEHNEKEMYQKMLGHAKKLEQNSKQPLKRANPESSKLKVLGYLMGSILIGVAGVAMYRYKY